A segment of the Deltaproteobacteria bacterium genome:
TCGCCCCTGAGGGCCTCCATGGTTCTGAGCTGGACGTAAATGGCCGGAAAACCGCAGATTCTTCTCCGGTTCATATCTCTCTGGAGGAGCCTCAGGAATCCATCCGCGTCGACACACGCGACTTTTTCCAGGGTCTCCAGATCCTCTTGTTGAATCCTCGAACGGCTCAGACCGTCCATTGCCCCTGCGTCTCCGAACTGAGGTCCCATATGGGAAAGATCAACCCCGGAGATAAAGCAGATCCGCTTTTGGGATTCAATCGCCACGGATCTCAGAGCACCCAGAAACTCCGCCACCTGGGGATCTTCTTCCGGAACCTTCCCCTGTTGGAGATAGTCGTCAAAGGAACCACACAGAATCGGCACGATTGCGGCTTTCATCTCCGGCCCGAGCACGTACTGGAGAAAAACCACCTGGAATTCGACCGAATGTTCGGACCGGTGGAGGAACTCATCGAGAAAGATGTCTTGGGAGCACCGCCTGCTCAGAGCATTCACAAAGTCCCTGTCCGTTCTTGCGACTCCGAGAGGGGTTTCGAAGTCCTTCAACGTCACGCTGAAGCGGCCCTTTGAAGGCGCATGGGCAATTCCAAGAATGATGTAAAGGTCGGCCTCTTCCGCTTCGGCTACGGCCCTGTAGGCCCAGGCATAGCAGTGCCCTCCCCTCTGAAAATCGATGTGTGGCGCCAGGATCCCTCTCAAACCAGAGGCTCTCCTGCTCCGGCTGAAGCCACCTGGGCCGCCTTGCTTGGTGAAGTACCCCTCCATCTCGACTTTCAGCCCGGAAGGGTCGCTGGCATAGCTCTTTCCTGAAAAGAAGGATGGCCGTACCGGCCCCTTGTGGAAGTCCTCCATGAGGCCGTCCAGGGCCTGCCGGAACCTGGGGCTTTCCAAAAGGAGAGCCCTGTCGAGCTGTTCGGCCACCGCCTCAATCTGTTCGGTATAGAGAAGTTCCCCGTAACGCTTCATGGCCTCGTATTGGATATCCCTGATAGAGTGCCGGCCGTCAAAAAAAGCGACGATTCGAGCGAATACCGCCTGCGGAATGAGTGTGCCTTCGCTCAGCCTCTGGCTGTCCTGGAAGCAGATCATGGCTTGGCCCTCTACGGAGAGGGGAAAGGCGTTCACATCTGGCCTGATTCTCGGATACTCCACCGCGGTCCCTTCCAAAGCTCGTCCACCTCCAAATCCAAATATATCAGTATTTACGAGGCCGAACAAGGCGTGAATCCTTCAAGAATCGGCCTCCACCATACCGGTAAACCATCTCCCCCGAACTTCCAGGGGCCAGGGGTTCATGCCAGCCCAACTCTGGATCGCCACGCGCAAAGAAAGACACTATGGTATAAATATTGCATACAGAGTCTACAAAAAAGCGTGGAGGGGACCATTGGCAAGTCGCAGATACCACAGTCGTCGGACTCTGACACGGAATATGGTATAAATATTGCATACAGAGTCTACAAAAAAGCGTGGAGGGGACCATTGGCAAGTCGCAGATACCACAGTCGTCGGACTCTGACACGGAAACAACCCAGAATCAGGCGGGAATGCCTCAAATGTGGGGCCCCTTTCATGGCCAAAGGGAAATTCAACAGAATCTGCCCCAAGTGCACCGAAACCAACCGTGCCTATGCGCTGACAGGCACCTACACGACCTGGGCATACTTCTGAGGACCGCTACTATCCCGTGTC
Coding sequences within it:
- the amrB gene encoding AmmeMemoRadiSam system protein B, translated to MEGTAVEYPRIRPDVNAFPLSVEGQAMICFQDSQRLSEGTLIPQAVFARIVAFFDGRHSIRDIQYEAMKRYGELLYTEQIEAVAEQLDRALLLESPRFRQALDGLMEDFHKGPVRPSFFSGKSYASDPSGLKVEMEGYFTKQGGPGGFSRSRRASGLRGILAPHIDFQRGGHCYAWAYRAVAEAEEADLYIILGIAHAPSKGRFSVTLKDFETPLGVARTDRDFVNALSRRCSQDIFLDEFLHRSEHSVEFQVVFLQYVLGPEMKAAIVPILCGSFDDYLQQGKVPEEDPQVAEFLGALRSVAIESQKRICFISGVDLSHMGPQFGDAGAMDGLSRSRIQQEDLETLEKVACVDADGFLRLLQRDMNRRRICGFPAIYVQLRTMEALRGEVLKYDQGATPDGRSMVSFAALAFYG